A window of Elgaria multicarinata webbii isolate HBS135686 ecotype San Diego chromosome 2, rElgMul1.1.pri, whole genome shotgun sequence contains these coding sequences:
- the RPUSD2 gene encoding pseudouridylate synthase RPUSD2 isoform X1 → MEEKPVSEPSEQGSSPPPAKRQRRRLLLAAKRQARRPGPLEEGEKRYVPPPQKRNPGVSFGEAHFAETSYYFEGGLRKVRPYYFDFQNYCKGRWVGKSLQHVFSTEFRAQPLECYQAAARAGRLRLNEQPVRDLSVILKNNDFLKNTVHRHEPPVTAQTIEFLEENDEVVVVNKPSSLPVHPCGRFRHNTVIFILGKEHNLKELHTIHRLDRLTSGVLMFAKSVEVSKRIDEQVRQRQLEKEYVCRVLGEFPENEVTCEEPILVVSYKVGVCRVDPKGKVCKTVFRRLNYNGNTSVVKCYPYTGRTHQIRVHLQFLGHPIVNDPIYNTDAWGPAKGKGGKLSKTDEELLRALVEGHLSKQSLDVLDVAEEDLKPLVGDNVQETPGNCVKPGQAALANVNSGSTEASNDEGQSEILGCSQDFAQMHKAESGKMCPSEHLEEKDPLCEECKIVRPDPSPKDLVMYLHALRYKGADFEYCSRMPAWAQDDWEET, encoded by the exons ATGGAGGAGAAGCCGGTCTCTGAGCCCAGCGAGCAGGGGAGCTCTCCTCCGCCGGCcaagaggcagcggcggcggctgctgctggcGGCCAAGAGGCAGGCGAGGCGGCCCGGGCCGCTCGAGGAGGGCGAGAAGCGCTACGTGCCGCCTCCGCAGAAGCGGAACCCCGGCGTCAGCTTCGGCGAGGCTCACTTCGCGGAGACCAGCTACTACTTCGAGGGCGGCCTTCGCAAGGTGCGGCCCTACTACTTCGACTTCCAGAACTACTGCAAGGGCCGCTGGGTGGGCAAGAGCCTCCAGCACGTCTTCAGCACCGAGTTCCGCGCCCAGCCCCTCGAGTGCTACCAAGCCGCGGCCCGAGCCGGCCGCCTGCGGCTCAACGAGCAGCCGGTGCGGGACCTCAGCGTCATCCTCAAG aataaTGACTTTCTGAAGAATACAGTACATCGCCACGAACCTCCAGTCACAGCACAGACTATTGAGTTTCTGGAAGAAAATGATGAGGTTGTGGTTGTAAACAAACCTTCATCTTTACCAGTCCATCCTTGTGGCAGATTTCGGCACAACACTGTCATCTTTATTTTGGGTAAAGAACATAACCTGAAGGAGCTTCACACTATTCATCGGCTTGATCGGTTGACATCAGGTGTCCTCATGTTTGCCAAGTCAGTAGAGGTGTCCAAGAGGATTGATGAGCAAGTTCGACAGCGGCAG CTGGAGAAGGAATACGTGTGCCGTGTGCTTGGAGAGTTTCCCGAAAATGAGGTGACCTGTGAAGAGCCCATCCTGGTTGTATCTTACAAAGTGGGTGTGTGTCGTGTGGACCCCAAGGGTAAAGTGTGTAAAACGGTCTTCCGGAGGCTCAATTACAATGGCAACACGAGTGTGGTGAAGTGTTATCCTTACACTGGCCGCACCCATCAGATCCGCGTCCATCTACAGTTTTTGGGACACCCGATTGTGAACGACCCCATCTACAACACTGATGCCTGGGGGCCAGCAAAGGGCAAAGGTGGCAAACTCAGTAAAACGGATGAGGAGCTGCTTCGAGCATTGGTGGAGGGACACCTTTCGAAGCAGAGTCTGGATGTCTTGGACGTTGCTGAAGAAGACCTGAAACCACTTGTAGGAGATAATGTGCAGGAGACTCCAGGGAATTGTGTTAAGCCTGGGCAGGCCGCCCTTGCAAATGTCAATTCTGGCAGTACTGAAGCGTCTAACGATGAAGGTCAGAGTGAAATACTGGGGTGTTCTCAGGATTTCGCCCAGATGCACAAGGCAGAGAGTGGAAAAATGTGTCCAAGTGAGCACCTGGAAGAAAAAGATCCTCTGTGTGAAGAATGCAAAATAGTGAGGCCTGATCCATCACCCAAAGACCTGGTCATGTATCTCCATGCCTTGCGCTACAAGGGAGCAGATTTTGAATACTGCTCCAGGATGCCTGCCTGGGCACAGGATGATTGGGAAGAGACCTga
- the RPUSD2 gene encoding pseudouridylate synthase RPUSD2 isoform X3, which produces MEEKPVSEPSEQGSSPPPAKRQRRRLLLAAKRQARRPGPLEEGEKRYVPPPQKRNPGVSFGEAHFAETSYYFEGGLRKNNDFLKNTVHRHEPPVTAQTIEFLEENDEVVVVNKPSSLPVHPCGRFRHNTVIFILGKEHNLKELHTIHRLDRLTSGVLMFAKSVEVSKRIDEQVRQRQLEKEYVCRVLGEFPENEVTCEEPILVVSYKVGVCRVDPKGKVCKTVFRRLNYNGNTSVVKCYPYTGRTHQIRVHLQFLGHPIVNDPIYNTDAWGPAKGKGGKLSKTDEELLRALVEGHLSKQSLDVLDVAEEDLKPLVGDNVQETPGNCVKPGQAALANVNSGSTEASNDEGQSEILGCSQDFAQMHKAESGKMCPSEHLEEKDPLCEECKIVRPDPSPKDLVMYLHALRYKGADFEYCSRMPAWAQDDWEET; this is translated from the exons ATGGAGGAGAAGCCGGTCTCTGAGCCCAGCGAGCAGGGGAGCTCTCCTCCGCCGGCcaagaggcagcggcggcggctgctgctggcGGCCAAGAGGCAGGCGAGGCGGCCCGGGCCGCTCGAGGAGGGCGAGAAGCGCTACGTGCCGCCTCCGCAGAAGCGGAACCCCGGCGTCAGCTTCGGCGAGGCTCACTTCGCGGAGACCAGCTACTACTTCGAGGGCGGCCTTCGCAAG aataaTGACTTTCTGAAGAATACAGTACATCGCCACGAACCTCCAGTCACAGCACAGACTATTGAGTTTCTGGAAGAAAATGATGAGGTTGTGGTTGTAAACAAACCTTCATCTTTACCAGTCCATCCTTGTGGCAGATTTCGGCACAACACTGTCATCTTTATTTTGGGTAAAGAACATAACCTGAAGGAGCTTCACACTATTCATCGGCTTGATCGGTTGACATCAGGTGTCCTCATGTTTGCCAAGTCAGTAGAGGTGTCCAAGAGGATTGATGAGCAAGTTCGACAGCGGCAG CTGGAGAAGGAATACGTGTGCCGTGTGCTTGGAGAGTTTCCCGAAAATGAGGTGACCTGTGAAGAGCCCATCCTGGTTGTATCTTACAAAGTGGGTGTGTGTCGTGTGGACCCCAAGGGTAAAGTGTGTAAAACGGTCTTCCGGAGGCTCAATTACAATGGCAACACGAGTGTGGTGAAGTGTTATCCTTACACTGGCCGCACCCATCAGATCCGCGTCCATCTACAGTTTTTGGGACACCCGATTGTGAACGACCCCATCTACAACACTGATGCCTGGGGGCCAGCAAAGGGCAAAGGTGGCAAACTCAGTAAAACGGATGAGGAGCTGCTTCGAGCATTGGTGGAGGGACACCTTTCGAAGCAGAGTCTGGATGTCTTGGACGTTGCTGAAGAAGACCTGAAACCACTTGTAGGAGATAATGTGCAGGAGACTCCAGGGAATTGTGTTAAGCCTGGGCAGGCCGCCCTTGCAAATGTCAATTCTGGCAGTACTGAAGCGTCTAACGATGAAGGTCAGAGTGAAATACTGGGGTGTTCTCAGGATTTCGCCCAGATGCACAAGGCAGAGAGTGGAAAAATGTGTCCAAGTGAGCACCTGGAAGAAAAAGATCCTCTGTGTGAAGAATGCAAAATAGTGAGGCCTGATCCATCACCCAAAGACCTGGTCATGTATCTCCATGCCTTGCGCTACAAGGGAGCAGATTTTGAATACTGCTCCAGGATGCCTGCCTGGGCACAGGATGATTGGGAAGAGACCTga
- the RPUSD2 gene encoding pseudouridylate synthase RPUSD2 isoform X2 has translation MEEKPVSEPSEQGSSPPPAKRQRRRLLLAAKRQARRPGPLEEGEKRYVPPPQKRNPGVSFGEAHFAETSYYFEGGLRKVRPYYFDFQNYCKGRWVGKSLQHVFSTEFRAQPLECYQAAARAGRLRLNEQPNNDFLKNTVHRHEPPVTAQTIEFLEENDEVVVVNKPSSLPVHPCGRFRHNTVIFILGKEHNLKELHTIHRLDRLTSGVLMFAKSVEVSKRIDEQVRQRQLEKEYVCRVLGEFPENEVTCEEPILVVSYKVGVCRVDPKGKVCKTVFRRLNYNGNTSVVKCYPYTGRTHQIRVHLQFLGHPIVNDPIYNTDAWGPAKGKGGKLSKTDEELLRALVEGHLSKQSLDVLDVAEEDLKPLVGDNVQETPGNCVKPGQAALANVNSGSTEASNDEGQSEILGCSQDFAQMHKAESGKMCPSEHLEEKDPLCEECKIVRPDPSPKDLVMYLHALRYKGADFEYCSRMPAWAQDDWEET, from the exons ATGGAGGAGAAGCCGGTCTCTGAGCCCAGCGAGCAGGGGAGCTCTCCTCCGCCGGCcaagaggcagcggcggcggctgctgctggcGGCCAAGAGGCAGGCGAGGCGGCCCGGGCCGCTCGAGGAGGGCGAGAAGCGCTACGTGCCGCCTCCGCAGAAGCGGAACCCCGGCGTCAGCTTCGGCGAGGCTCACTTCGCGGAGACCAGCTACTACTTCGAGGGCGGCCTTCGCAAGGTGCGGCCCTACTACTTCGACTTCCAGAACTACTGCAAGGGCCGCTGGGTGGGCAAGAGCCTCCAGCACGTCTTCAGCACCGAGTTCCGCGCCCAGCCCCTCGAGTGCTACCAAGCCGCGGCCCGAGCCGGCCGCCTGCGGCTCAACGAGCAGCCG aataaTGACTTTCTGAAGAATACAGTACATCGCCACGAACCTCCAGTCACAGCACAGACTATTGAGTTTCTGGAAGAAAATGATGAGGTTGTGGTTGTAAACAAACCTTCATCTTTACCAGTCCATCCTTGTGGCAGATTTCGGCACAACACTGTCATCTTTATTTTGGGTAAAGAACATAACCTGAAGGAGCTTCACACTATTCATCGGCTTGATCGGTTGACATCAGGTGTCCTCATGTTTGCCAAGTCAGTAGAGGTGTCCAAGAGGATTGATGAGCAAGTTCGACAGCGGCAG CTGGAGAAGGAATACGTGTGCCGTGTGCTTGGAGAGTTTCCCGAAAATGAGGTGACCTGTGAAGAGCCCATCCTGGTTGTATCTTACAAAGTGGGTGTGTGTCGTGTGGACCCCAAGGGTAAAGTGTGTAAAACGGTCTTCCGGAGGCTCAATTACAATGGCAACACGAGTGTGGTGAAGTGTTATCCTTACACTGGCCGCACCCATCAGATCCGCGTCCATCTACAGTTTTTGGGACACCCGATTGTGAACGACCCCATCTACAACACTGATGCCTGGGGGCCAGCAAAGGGCAAAGGTGGCAAACTCAGTAAAACGGATGAGGAGCTGCTTCGAGCATTGGTGGAGGGACACCTTTCGAAGCAGAGTCTGGATGTCTTGGACGTTGCTGAAGAAGACCTGAAACCACTTGTAGGAGATAATGTGCAGGAGACTCCAGGGAATTGTGTTAAGCCTGGGCAGGCCGCCCTTGCAAATGTCAATTCTGGCAGTACTGAAGCGTCTAACGATGAAGGTCAGAGTGAAATACTGGGGTGTTCTCAGGATTTCGCCCAGATGCACAAGGCAGAGAGTGGAAAAATGTGTCCAAGTGAGCACCTGGAAGAAAAAGATCCTCTGTGTGAAGAATGCAAAATAGTGAGGCCTGATCCATCACCCAAAGACCTGGTCATGTATCTCCATGCCTTGCGCTACAAGGGAGCAGATTTTGAATACTGCTCCAGGATGCCTGCCTGGGCACAGGATGATTGGGAAGAGACCTga